In Rhineura floridana isolate rRhiFlo1 chromosome 6, rRhiFlo1.hap2, whole genome shotgun sequence, one genomic interval encodes:
- the JUN gene encoding transcription factor Jun, translating into MSAKMEPTFYDDAINTTFVQPESGTYGYNNPKVLKQSMTLNLADPSSNLKPHLRNKNADILTSPDVGLLKLASPELERLIIQSGNGLITTTPTPTQFLCPKNVTDEQEGFAEGFVRALAELHNQNTMPPSVTSAAQPSNTGMAPVSSMAGNNGFSANLHSEPPVYANLSNFNPSALNTAPNYNTSNLGYPPQHHLNPQMPVQHPRLQALKEEPQTVPEMPGETPPLSPIDMESQERIKAERKRMRNRIAASKCRKRKLERIARLEEKVKTLKAQNSELASTANMLREQVAQLKQKVMNHVNSGCQLMLTQQLQTF; encoded by the coding sequence ATGAGTGCAAAGATGGAACCTACATTCTATGATGATGCCATCAATACGACCTTTGTACAGCCAGAAAGTGGTACTTATGGATATAACAaccccaaggtgctgaagcagagCATGACTCTCAACCTGGCCGATCCTTCCAGTAACCTCAAGCCCCACCTGAGGAACAAGAATGCTGATATCCTGACCTCTCCAGATGTGGGCCTCCTCAAGCTAGCCTCTCCTGAACTAGAAAGGTTGATTATCCAGTCTGGCAATGGACTGATCACCACTACTCCGACCCCAACCCAATTCCTCTGCCCCAAAAACGTCACTGACGAGCAGGAAGGGTTTGCTGAAGGCTTTGTCAGGGCACTAGCAGAGCTGCACAATCAAAACACCATGCCTCCCAGTGTCACTTCTGCTGCCCAGCCTTCAAACACCGGCATGGCCCCTGTCTCTTCTATGGCTGGAAACAATGGCTTCAGTGCCAACTTGCACAGCGAGCCTCCAGTCTATGCTAATCTCAGCAATTTCAATCCCAGCGCACTTAACACAGCACCTAACTATAACACAAGCAACCTGGGCTATCCTCCGCAACATCATCTAAACCCCCAGATGCCAGTGCAGCATCCACGCCTTCAAGCTCTGAAAGAAGAGCCTCAGACTGTCCCCGAAATGCCTGGGGAGACTCCTCCTCTGTCGCCTATTGACATGGAGTCCCAGGAGAGGATCAAGGCTGAGAGGAAGCGCATGAGAAACCGAATTGCGGCCTCCAAGTGCCGGAAAAGGAAGTTGGAACGGATTGCCaggttggaagaaaaagtgaaaaCTTTGAAAGCCCAGAACTCAGAACTGGCATCCACTGCCAACATGCTGCGAGAGCAGGTTGC